The following proteins are co-located in the Billgrantia tianxiuensis genome:
- a CDS encoding NAD(P)-dependent oxidoreductase: protein MGEAGPGPAVRQASAGMRSGGIGLPVGAVFDSLGVSVEAIARGTGPRAPFRYVHRLDALAEVIGSFDYVFCALPLTPETRNVFERNVIEAMKPGAIFVNVARGELLDEEALIEALHAGRLRGAVLDAFREEPLPNDSPLWTAPNLLITPHVAGRFDSGHELGLAVLRDNMAAYLAGAPLLTEVFPQRGY from the coding sequence CTGGGAGAGGCCGGTCCTGGGCCAGCTGTCCGGCAAGCGTCTGCTGGTATGCGGAGCGGGGGAATCGGCCTCCCCGTGGGGGCCGTGTTCGATAGCCTGGGGGTGTCGGTCGAGGCCATCGCACGGGGGACGGGGCCACGGGCACCGTTCCGGTATGTCCATCGCCTCGATGCACTGGCCGAGGTGATCGGTAGCTTCGATTACGTTTTTTGTGCCTTGCCGCTTACCCCCGAGACCCGCAACGTCTTCGAGCGCAACGTGATCGAGGCCATGAAGCCCGGTGCGATCTTCGTCAACGTTGCCAGAGGCGAACTCTTGGATGAAGAAGCGTTGATCGAAGCCCTGCATGCCGGACGCCTTCGCGGAGCGGTCCTGGATGCGTTTCGCGAGGAGCCCCTGCCGAACGATTCGCCCTTGTGGACCGCGCCGAATCTGCTTATCACGCCGCATGTTGCGGGTCGCTTCGACTCGGGCCATGAGCTTGGGTTGGCGGTACTCAGGGATAACATGGCCGCCTATCTCGCAGGAGCGCCGTTGCTTACGGAAGTCTTTCCGCAGCGAGGTTATTGA
- a CDS encoding sugar transferase, translating to MNAAIKRSIDIAVSASALLVLAPLLALIALLIRCDSPGPALFIQRRVGRNLAPFRIYKFRTMQQRDAAAIDPLAEGVIRSGQDPRITRMGRYLRATSLDELPQLFNILKGDMSLVGPRPVLIEQVEAVPDEYMKRFTVRPGLTGLAQVQGRRSLGWLEQLALDVRYTERASVGFDLWLMLATAYVVLTFKDIYGSTERNWRQYRKSRRQHDVGEAK from the coding sequence ATGAATGCCGCCATCAAACGCAGCATCGATATTGCCGTATCCGCATCGGCCTTGCTGGTTCTGGCCCCGCTACTGGCGCTGATAGCGCTGCTGATCCGCTGCGATTCGCCGGGTCCGGCACTGTTCATTCAGCGTCGCGTAGGACGAAACCTTGCGCCATTTCGCATTTACAAGTTTCGCACCATGCAGCAGCGCGATGCCGCGGCGATCGACCCGCTGGCCGAAGGAGTGATTCGCTCGGGCCAGGATCCGCGCATTACCCGCATGGGGCGCTATCTGCGCGCGACGAGCCTCGATGAGCTTCCCCAGCTCTTCAACATCCTCAAGGGTGACATGAGCCTGGTAGGCCCTCGCCCGGTACTGATCGAGCAGGTCGAGGCCGTGCCGGATGAATACATGAAGCGTTTCACGGTGCGCCCAGGGCTGACGGGACTGGCCCAGGTGCAGGGACGCCGCAGCCTCGGCTGGCTGGAGCAACTGGCGCTGGACGTGCGTTACACCGAGCGGGCCAGCGTCGGGTTCGACCTGTGGCTCATGCTGGCCACGGCCTATGTCGTGCTGACCTTCAAGGATATCTACGGCAGCACTGAACGGAACTGGCGCCAATACAGGAAGAGTCGGCGCCAACATGACGTGGGGGAAGCCAAGTGA
- a CDS encoding glycosyltransferase family 4 protein, with protein MSNGSGFEHSSFEHLGFEQKDILFIAANTRSLAVNRGALIRDLQERGLSVGALVPDEDFLPEVRALGVTTWRYHLERHSMGLRGEIARFLELRRLIRAIAPRAVFAYSVKPIVLGIPAARLAGVSETYCLATGLGYLYGWQDRRTRLIRAMVGLCYALSGGLSRTFFFQNPDDRDELQQSFLFRRVTRSVVVDGSGVDPDEYPFSEPSSAPLRFLFMGRFLEEKGIREFVDAARRLAPDHPEVEFIALGDVDETTVNAIGTAEVAAWREEGHVTLPGKVRDVRGHLRAASVMVLPSYYREGIPRSLLEAMSTGRPIITCDSPGCRETVVEGGNGWLVPPGDAEALAERMHAFIRDPSLVGRMGRAGRALLEERFTTARVNRQMLDEMSIAQVARPLEGMA; from the coding sequence ATGTCGAATGGCTCCGGTTTCGAGCACTCCAGTTTCGAGCACCTTGGTTTCGAACAGAAGGACATCCTGTTCATCGCGGCCAATACGCGATCGTTGGCGGTCAATCGGGGGGCGCTGATCCGTGATCTGCAGGAGCGTGGACTCAGCGTCGGTGCCCTGGTGCCAGACGAGGATTTTCTGCCGGAGGTGCGGGCATTGGGAGTCACCACCTGGCGCTACCATCTCGAGCGACACAGCATGGGCCTGCGAGGGGAAATCGCGCGCTTTCTCGAGTTGCGTCGGCTGATCCGGGCCATTGCACCACGTGCGGTGTTCGCCTATTCCGTCAAGCCGATCGTGCTTGGCATCCCGGCGGCAAGATTGGCGGGAGTGAGCGAGACCTATTGCCTGGCGACAGGACTCGGCTATCTCTACGGCTGGCAAGATCGGCGCACGCGCTTGATCCGTGCCATGGTCGGTCTCTGCTATGCCCTATCGGGTGGCTTGAGCCGAACGTTCTTCTTTCAAAATCCCGATGATCGCGACGAACTCCAGCAGAGTTTTCTCTTTCGTCGCGTCACACGCAGCGTGGTGGTCGATGGCTCTGGGGTGGATCCCGACGAGTATCCCTTTAGCGAACCGTCTTCCGCTCCGCTTCGTTTTCTCTTCATGGGACGCTTCCTGGAGGAGAAGGGCATTCGCGAATTCGTCGACGCGGCGCGGCGGCTCGCGCCGGATCATCCCGAGGTGGAGTTCATCGCCTTGGGCGATGTCGACGAAACCACGGTCAATGCGATTGGCACGGCTGAGGTAGCGGCGTGGCGCGAAGAGGGACATGTCACGCTTCCCGGCAAGGTTCGCGACGTGCGTGGCCATCTGCGTGCCGCATCGGTGATGGTGCTGCCTTCTTACTATCGCGAGGGGATCCCGCGCAGCCTGCTCGAAGCCATGAGCACGGGGCGGCCGATCATTACCTGCGATTCGCCAGGCTGCCGCGAGACTGTGGTGGAGGGGGGCAACGGCTGGCTGGTGCCCCCGGGCGATGCCGAGGCGCTAGCTGAGCGGATGCATGCCTTCATCCGCGATCCGAGCCTGGTCGGGCGCATGGGGCGAGCGGGTAGAGCCTTGCTGGAGGAGCGTTTCACCACCGCGCGCGTCAATCGGCAGATGCTCGATGAAATGTCGATCGCCCAGGTCGCGCGACCGTTGGAGGGTATGGCATGA
- a CDS encoding aldolase/citrate lyase family protein, producing MKHLHTMLITVVPEIALHAQACGVDTLFIDMETRGKAERQGHLDTHKSAHTYADVARISAVLTTAEVMVRINPPWEGTSAEVDAAIDAGAQRLMLPMFRSVAEVVDFKRAVAGRVPVTLLVETAASLARLPVILPLLDGEDRVHFGLNDLCIDMHLDFLFEVLGGRLLDGPAALCREAGVIFGIGGVGSIGQGTVPAEWIISEHARLGSEWVILSRAFHGGAESLAVLTSRLDLSAELNALQRCYQEFTLTVPSVLEANQANLALRAAAVNIQPQKVA from the coding sequence GTGAAACACTTGCACACCATGCTGATTACCGTCGTGCCTGAAATTGCCCTGCACGCCCAGGCCTGTGGCGTCGATACCCTCTTCATCGACATGGAGACTCGCGGTAAGGCTGAGCGACAGGGACATCTGGACACTCACAAGAGTGCGCACACCTATGCCGATGTGGCGCGTATCTCTGCCGTGCTCACCACGGCGGAGGTGATGGTAAGGATCAACCCACCCTGGGAGGGTACTTCGGCAGAGGTCGATGCGGCCATCGACGCCGGCGCCCAGCGGCTGATGCTGCCGATGTTTCGCAGTGTTGCCGAGGTGGTCGACTTCAAGCGCGCCGTGGCGGGGAGGGTTCCGGTCACGTTGTTGGTGGAGACGGCGGCGAGTCTGGCGCGCCTGCCGGTGATCCTGCCGCTGCTGGATGGCGAGGACCGCGTGCATTTCGGTCTCAATGACCTGTGCATCGACATGCACCTCGATTTTCTCTTCGAGGTGCTGGGGGGGCGTCTGCTCGACGGCCCGGCGGCGCTCTGCCGCGAGGCTGGGGTCATCTTCGGCATTGGCGGTGTCGGCAGTATCGGTCAGGGCACGGTGCCAGCGGAGTGGATCATCAGCGAGCATGCCCGGCTCGGGTCGGAGTGGGTCATCCTGTCGCGGGCCTTTCACGGCGGGGCGGAGAGCTTGGCCGTTCTCACGTCCCGTCTGGACCTGTCTGCCGAGTTGAATGCCTTACAGCGCTGCTATCAGGAGTTCACCTTGACCGTGCCGAGCGTTCTCGAGGCGAACCAGGCAAACCTGGCGCTGCGTGCCGCAGCCGTCAATATCCAGCCGCAGAAGGTGGCGTAA